One Halostella limicola genomic window carries:
- a CDS encoding YhbY family RNA-binding protein, with protein sequence MTDEDLRKRAHDLDVTLWVGKSGIGAVTDELSDQLRDRDLVKVKFLRAARGGSSTEELAVDLADEVDAELIETRGNTAVLH encoded by the coding sequence ATGACTGACGAGGACCTGCGGAAACGAGCCCACGACCTCGACGTGACCCTCTGGGTGGGGAAAAGCGGTATCGGCGCGGTGACCGACGAACTCTCGGACCAGCTCCGGGACCGCGACCTGGTGAAGGTGAAGTTCCTCCGCGCGGCGCGGGGCGGCAGTAGCACCGAGGAACTCGCCGTCGACCTGGCAGACGAGGTCGACGCGGAGCTGATAGAGACCCGCGGGAACACGGCGGTGCTGCACTGA
- a CDS encoding mechanosensitive ion channel family protein encodes MAFVDELLRDAGLSNAYADPLGATVEFVGAFVVVYLLGKTVVYPLVQRLLNRRDLDAHARKPLMKVSQIVVVFAAVAIAFAFAGFGNLLTSLATIAAAATLAIGLAMQDVLKNFVAGIFIFTDKPFRIGDWIEWDGNSGVVEDISLRVTRIRTFDNELLTVPNSNLTDDVIKNPVAKDQLRLKFVFGIGYDDDIERATDIIVEEAEKHPDILDDPAPSVRLTELGDSSVGLQSRIWIANPSRADYVKTRGEYVTNVKRRFDEEGIDIPYPNRTLEGGLELTNATDVVEPADD; translated from the coding sequence ATGGCGTTCGTCGACGAACTGCTCCGCGACGCCGGCCTGTCGAACGCGTACGCGGATCCCCTCGGGGCCACCGTCGAGTTCGTCGGCGCGTTCGTCGTCGTCTACCTCCTCGGGAAGACGGTGGTCTACCCGCTGGTGCAACGCCTGCTGAACCGGCGCGACCTCGACGCGCACGCGCGCAAGCCACTGATGAAGGTGAGCCAGATCGTCGTCGTGTTCGCGGCGGTGGCGATCGCCTTCGCGTTCGCCGGGTTCGGCAACCTGCTGACGTCGCTCGCGACCATCGCTGCGGCCGCGACGCTGGCTATCGGTCTCGCGATGCAGGACGTCCTGAAGAACTTCGTCGCGGGCATCTTCATCTTCACCGACAAGCCGTTCCGTATCGGCGACTGGATCGAGTGGGACGGCAACTCCGGCGTCGTGGAGGACATCAGCCTGCGCGTGACCCGCATCCGGACGTTCGACAACGAGCTGCTGACGGTACCGAACTCCAACTTGACCGACGACGTGATCAAGAACCCGGTCGCCAAGGATCAGCTCCGCCTGAAGTTCGTGTTCGGCATCGGCTACGACGACGACATCGAGCGCGCGACCGACATCATCGTCGAGGAGGCCGAAAAGCACCCGGACATCCTCGACGACCCCGCGCCGTCCGTGCGCCTCACGGAACTCGGCGACTCCTCGGTCGGCCTCCAGTCCCGCATCTGGATCGCCAACCCGAGCCGCGCCGACTACGTGAAGACCCGCGGCGAGTACGTCACGAACGTCAAGCGCCGCTTCGACGAGGAAGGGATCGACATCCCGTACCCGAACCGTACCCTCGAAGGCGGGCTGGAGCTGACGAACGCCACGGACGTGGTGGAACCAGCCGACGACTGA
- a CDS encoding DUF7548 family protein: MVDETVPPSVGLLGALAVVAAAVLPYVALPSADVSGLQVYYGYGLVGPWGVTLLAVVVGVAFAAGRQDRTPPEVAAGATVGLGVVMVLLALQWAFAVDETVVFQLSTAEWIEYHRWAFAAVTLLVPASGGWYARALRLI; encoded by the coding sequence ATGGTCGACGAGACAGTTCCGCCGTCGGTCGGGTTGCTCGGAGCGCTCGCGGTCGTCGCCGCCGCCGTCCTACCGTACGTCGCGCTGCCGTCTGCCGACGTCTCCGGTCTGCAGGTGTACTACGGCTACGGCCTCGTCGGTCCGTGGGGCGTCACCCTGCTCGCTGTGGTCGTCGGGGTGGCGTTCGCCGCGGGGCGACAGGACCGGACGCCCCCCGAGGTCGCGGCCGGCGCGACGGTCGGGCTGGGCGTCGTCATGGTCCTTCTCGCCCTCCAGTGGGCCTTCGCCGTCGACGAAACGGTCGTCTTCCAGCTGTCGACCGCGGAGTGGATCGAGTACCACCGGTGGGCGTTCGCCGCCGTCACGCTGCTCGTCCCGGCGAGCGGCGGGTGGTACGCCCGGGCGCTCCGCCTCATCTGA
- a CDS encoding DUF5798 family protein, producing the protein MGLGSTAKKIQTVADRAEQLYKQLVDVRERVMKLEETAAETGDRVETIETEQEKQRAVLDAMAEQQGIDVEQVLADAAIEDLDESADDGATDQSAADADATAASGDATVETMAESSAEENQ; encoded by the coding sequence ATGGGACTCGGCAGCACCGCCAAGAAGATTCAGACAGTCGCGGACCGGGCGGAACAGCTGTACAAGCAACTCGTCGACGTGCGCGAGCGCGTGATGAAGCTGGAGGAGACGGCCGCCGAAACCGGCGACCGCGTCGAGACCATCGAGACCGAGCAGGAGAAACAGCGCGCGGTCCTCGACGCTATGGCCGAGCAACAGGGGATCGACGTGGAGCAAGTGCTCGCCGACGCCGCCATCGAAGACCTCGACGAGAGCGCCGACGACGGGGCGACGGATCAGAGTGCCGCCGACGCTGACGCGACCGCGGCCTCCGGCGACGCTACCGTCGAGACGATGGCCGAGTCATCCGCCGAAGAGAACCAATAA
- a CDS encoding PLP-dependent cysteine synthase family protein: MTTHREPFDSVLDAVGETPLVRVQASPDTVPVFAKLETFNPGASVKDRIGKYMLERMVERGEVPEGGTVIEPTAGNTGIGFAIAAEQLGLTAIFVVPERFSIEKQQLMRALGAEIINTPTEDGMDGAIARAHELAAELDDAVVPQQFANPLNAEAHYETTGPEIYEALDGEVGAVVAGCGTAGTLMGIARYAREQNPETYVAAVEPEGSLYGEVLGRDEQEAEYKTEGIGTHDPSTNELFDPELVDDVIDVADREAQDELKRLAREEGHLVASSAGAASVAARRVAADIRDGAIDAPHDTVVTLFPDSSERYLSKGIYRSFEEWEG; encoded by the coding sequence ATGACCACCCATCGGGAGCCTTTCGACTCCGTACTCGACGCCGTCGGTGAGACGCCGCTCGTCCGCGTGCAGGCGTCGCCCGACACGGTGCCCGTGTTCGCCAAACTGGAGACGTTCAACCCCGGTGCGAGCGTGAAAGACCGCATCGGGAAGTACATGCTCGAACGGATGGTCGAGCGCGGGGAGGTACCGGAGGGCGGCACGGTGATCGAACCGACCGCCGGCAACACCGGCATCGGCTTCGCCATCGCCGCCGAACAGCTCGGCCTGACGGCCATCTTCGTCGTCCCCGAGCGGTTCAGCATCGAGAAACAGCAGCTCATGCGGGCGCTCGGGGCCGAGATCATCAACACGCCCACCGAAGACGGGATGGACGGCGCCATCGCCCGCGCCCACGAGCTCGCTGCCGAACTGGACGACGCGGTGGTCCCCCAGCAGTTCGCCAACCCGCTCAACGCCGAAGCCCACTACGAGACGACCGGGCCGGAGATCTACGAGGCCCTCGACGGCGAGGTCGGCGCGGTCGTCGCCGGCTGCGGCACCGCCGGGACGCTCATGGGGATCGCCAGATACGCCCGCGAACAGAACCCGGAGACGTACGTCGCTGCCGTCGAACCGGAGGGGTCACTGTACGGCGAGGTGCTCGGCAGAGACGAGCAGGAAGCGGAGTACAAGACCGAGGGGATCGGCACGCACGACCCGTCGACGAACGAGCTGTTCGACCCCGAACTCGTCGACGACGTGATCGACGTCGCCGACCGCGAGGCACAGGATGAACTCAAGCGGCTAGCGCGGGAGGAGGGCCACCTCGTGGCGTCGAGCGCCGGCGCGGCCAGCGTCGCGGCCCGGCGCGTGGCGGCGGACATCCGAGACGGCGCTATCGACGCGCCCCACGACACCGTCGTGACCCTCTTTCCCGACTCCAGCGAGCGGTACCTCTCGAAGGGGATCTACCGGTCCTTCGAGGAGTGGGAAGGCTAG
- a CDS encoding CoA-binding protein produces MPVESDAEIRELLGLRRIAVVGCSSTPGKDAHEIPKYLADNGYDVVPVNPHAEEVLGRPAYDSLRDVEEEIDIVNVFRPSDEVSDIVDEALERDDVKVIWTQLGIRDDEAAERAEADGRHVVQDRCMKVEHQRLC; encoded by the coding sequence ATGCCCGTCGAGAGCGACGCGGAGATACGAGAACTGCTCGGCCTGCGACGGATCGCGGTCGTCGGCTGTTCGTCTACGCCGGGGAAGGACGCACACGAGATCCCGAAGTACCTCGCGGACAACGGCTACGACGTGGTCCCGGTCAACCCGCACGCCGAGGAGGTCCTCGGGCGGCCGGCCTACGACTCGCTACGCGACGTAGAGGAGGAGATAGACATCGTCAACGTGTTCCGGCCGAGCGACGAGGTGAGCGACATCGTCGACGAGGCGCTGGAACGCGACGACGTCAAGGTGATCTGGACGCAGCTCGGGATCCGCGACGACGAGGCCGCGGAGCGCGCCGAGGCCGACGGTCGCCACGTCGTTCAGGACCGGTGCATGAAGGTCGAACACCAGCGGCTCTGCTAG
- a CDS encoding RAD55 family ATPase, whose product MYDLAAVQPDVELDPGTNLLVTGPPLTGKRRIALQILASGTERGDGAIVVSTKDSADKLIDEYEDLVGSVEGKPVGVVDCVTKQRGVGNAENTSQVKYASSPVDMTGIGIQLSEFLQEFYETRNVKRNRVLLHSVSTLLMYSNLQTVFRFLHVFTGRVQSADGLGLYVIDSTAHEQQTLNTLKQLFDGVIEVEDDGGEPSVRTVGLSTASNDQ is encoded by the coding sequence ATGTATGATCTGGCTGCAGTCCAACCGGACGTCGAACTCGACCCGGGTACGAACCTGCTCGTAACGGGGCCCCCGCTTACGGGGAAGCGGCGGATAGCCCTGCAGATCCTCGCGAGCGGGACGGAGCGGGGGGACGGCGCCATCGTCGTCTCGACGAAGGACAGCGCGGACAAGTTGATCGACGAGTACGAGGACCTCGTCGGATCCGTGGAGGGGAAACCGGTCGGCGTGGTCGACTGCGTGACGAAACAGCGCGGCGTCGGCAACGCCGAGAACACCTCGCAGGTCAAGTACGCGTCGTCGCCGGTGGACATGACCGGCATCGGGATCCAGCTATCGGAGTTCCTCCAGGAGTTCTACGAGACGCGAAACGTCAAGCGAAACCGGGTCCTTCTCCACTCGGTGTCGACGCTGCTGATGTACTCGAACCTCCAGACCGTGTTCCGGTTCCTCCACGTGTTCACGGGGCGCGTCCAGAGCGCGGACGGACTGGGTCTGTACGTCATCGACTCGACCGCCCACGAACAGCAGACCCTGAACACGCTCAAACAGCTGTTCGACGGCGTCATCGAGGTCGAGGACGACGGCGGCGAGCCGTCGGTCCGAACCGTTGGTCTGTCGACGGCGTCGAACGACCAGTAG
- a CDS encoding geranylgeranylglycerol-phosphate geranylgeranyltransferase — translation MSAGERVRGLLELTRPVNAVAAGALTFIGAFVAVGTDVPAVPAAAAVVATVAATAAGNAVNDYFDREIDAINEPDRPIPRGAVSPRGALAFSAGMFVTAAAAALLLPPLAIGIAAVNLVALIVYTEWLKGLPGVGNFVVAVLGGSTFLFGGAAVGRPAPTVVLFLLAALSTLTREIIKDVEDVAGDREEGLRTLPIAVGERRALYAAAAALAVALLASPVPYVRGTFGVPYLLVVVPADAIMLYATVESFDDPTAGQSHIKYGMFLAAAAFVVGRATAVPSL, via the coding sequence ATGAGTGCCGGAGAGCGGGTCCGCGGGCTGCTCGAGTTGACGCGGCCGGTCAACGCGGTCGCCGCGGGTGCGCTGACGTTCATCGGCGCGTTCGTCGCCGTCGGGACGGACGTCCCCGCGGTGCCGGCGGCCGCCGCCGTCGTCGCCACGGTCGCCGCCACCGCGGCCGGCAACGCCGTCAACGACTACTTCGACCGGGAGATCGACGCTATCAACGAACCGGACAGGCCGATCCCGCGGGGGGCGGTCAGTCCTCGCGGCGCGCTGGCGTTCAGTGCAGGGATGTTCGTCACGGCCGCGGCGGCCGCGTTGCTCCTGCCGCCGCTGGCGATCGGCATCGCGGCCGTGAATCTCGTCGCTCTGATCGTCTACACGGAGTGGCTGAAGGGGTTGCCCGGAGTGGGGAACTTCGTCGTCGCGGTCCTCGGGGGGAGCACGTTCCTCTTCGGCGGCGCGGCGGTCGGCCGGCCCGCACCGACAGTAGTGCTGTTCCTGCTCGCGGCGCTGTCGACGCTGACGCGGGAGATCATCAAGGATGTCGAGGACGTGGCGGGGGACCGCGAGGAGGGACTGCGCACGCTCCCGATCGCCGTCGGCGAGCGACGGGCGCTGTACGCGGCGGCCGCGGCCCTCGCGGTCGCGCTTCTGGCGAGTCCGGTCCCGTACGTCCGGGGGACGTTCGGCGTGCCGTACCTCCTCGTCGTCGTGCCCGCCGACGCGATCATGCTGTACGCGACCGTCGAGAGCTTCGACGACCCGACGGCCGGGCAGTCCCACATCAAATACGGGATGTTTCTGGCGGCGGCCGCCTTCGTCGTCGGTCGCGCGACGGCGGTGCCGTCGCTGTGA
- a CDS encoding DoxX family protein produces MKEVLYRLKRPLLYVMAPAYVVAGVLHFVVPELYVQIVPPVFPAALALVYLSGLAEIAVGVGLLVPRTRRHAAWATVALLVAVFPANVYMATHGVVVEGMPGGGDPSDLVRWGRLPLQGVLILWALWYTRPPAEADRS; encoded by the coding sequence ATGAAGGAGGTTCTGTACCGGCTCAAACGCCCGCTACTGTACGTGATGGCCCCCGCGTACGTCGTCGCTGGCGTTCTGCATTTCGTCGTGCCGGAGTTGTACGTCCAGATCGTCCCGCCAGTTTTCCCGGCGGCGCTCGCGCTCGTTTACTTGTCCGGCCTCGCCGAAATAGCCGTCGGGGTCGGGCTGTTGGTCCCCCGAACTCGACGGCACGCGGCGTGGGCGACGGTCGCATTACTCGTCGCGGTCTTTCCGGCGAACGTCTACATGGCGACCCACGGGGTCGTCGTCGAGGGGATGCCGGGCGGCGGCGACCCCTCCGACCTCGTCCGCTGGGGACGACTCCCGCTGCAGGGCGTGTTGATCCTCTGGGCGCTCTGGTACACGCGACCCCCGGCCGAGGCGGACCGAAGCTGA